In Vibrio atlanticus, the following proteins share a genomic window:
- a CDS encoding CvfB family protein has product MKLAKAYQRSRIITAKFKVETILMINIGQINNLEVVKQADFGVFLDASDYGTVLLPKRFTPEGVEIGQKLDVFLYIDSDNQIAATTEKPIAQVGQFGLMTVEGVNSTGAFMSWGVKGKDLLVPFSEQRGRLNEGQSILVYVYIDKASSRIVGTTKFNKWLDNTPATYKQNEQVDLIIAERSQLGYKAIVNGEHWGMIFPSDIIGKLFIGKTLKGYIKNVREEDGKIDLSLQKIGVAKMDDLSTKVLDLLEKKGGYLPLNDKSSPEAIFSAFRTSKGTFKKTIGGLYKSGKITIDKEGISLVK; this is encoded by the coding sequence ATGAAACTAGCGAAAGCATATCAGAGATCACGTATAATCACCGCCAAATTTAAAGTAGAGACAATCTTGATGATTAATATTGGTCAAATAAACAACCTAGAAGTAGTAAAACAAGCAGACTTCGGTGTATTCCTTGACGCGAGCGACTATGGAACGGTGTTGCTGCCGAAACGATTTACTCCTGAAGGTGTTGAAATTGGTCAAAAGCTAGATGTTTTTTTATACATTGATTCTGACAACCAGATCGCTGCCACAACTGAAAAACCAATCGCTCAAGTAGGGCAGTTTGGCTTGATGACGGTTGAAGGTGTTAACAGCACTGGTGCATTCATGAGCTGGGGCGTGAAAGGTAAGGACCTTCTTGTTCCTTTCAGCGAGCAGCGCGGCCGTTTAAACGAAGGCCAGTCAATCTTAGTATATGTGTATATCGATAAAGCATCGAGCCGTATCGTTGGTACAACGAAGTTCAACAAATGGTTAGACAACACGCCTGCGACTTATAAGCAAAATGAACAAGTTGATCTCATTATCGCCGAGCGCAGCCAACTTGGTTACAAAGCGATCGTGAACGGTGAACACTGGGGTATGATTTTCCCATCAGACATCATCGGTAAGCTGTTTATTGGTAAGACACTAAAAGGCTACATTAAAAACGTTCGTGAAGAAGACGGTAAGATCGATTTGTCTCTTCAGAAAATTGGTGTCGCTAAGATGGATGACCTAAGCACTAAGGTTCTGGATCTTCTTGAGAAGAAGGGCGGTTACCTGCCTTTGAATGATAAGTCTTCTCCTGAAGCTATTTTCTCTGCATTCAGAACAAGTAAAGGTACGTTCAAGAAGACAATTGGTGGTTTGTACAAATCTGGCAAGATCACTATCGACAAAGAAGGTATCAGCTTAGTTAAATAA
- the rsmF gene encoding 16S rRNA (cytosine(1407)-C(5))-methyltransferase RsmF encodes MHANVYIPEEFLTHIEAIMPSHLDMASFVASCQKPLRKSIRVNTLKISVEDFLVRAKEKGWELEPVPWCETGFWITADESEAPLGNTAEHMSGLFYIQEASSMMPPSALFQGEADYQAVLDTAAAPGSKTTQIAALMNNRGVLVANEYAASRVKVLHANIERCGVRNAALSNFDGRVFGGWLPEQFDAVLLDAPCSGEGTIRKDADAMKNWTYQSVVDIADTQKDLIESAFHALKPNGVLVYSTCTLSTEENQQVCHHLKETFGDAVEFESLENLFDNAKATTTEEGFLHIFPQVYDSEGFFVARIRKLASVTPPEVKKRLGKFPFEKASKKAQQEVAEQLLGALDIELPSDTQVWIRDKDVWLFPEALEPMIGEFRFSRMGIKIAETHKKGYRWQHQVATTLATGNEANIVDLSIEDAREWFMGRDVRPEGLSGKGEVLVKYNGAIIGLGKWVGNRVKNGLPRELVRDKNLF; translated from the coding sequence TTGCACGCTAACGTATATATTCCTGAAGAATTCCTAACGCACATCGAAGCAATCATGCCTAGTCATCTAGATATGGCTTCTTTTGTCGCGTCATGCCAAAAACCACTTCGTAAAAGTATTCGAGTCAACACATTGAAAATCAGTGTTGAGGACTTCTTAGTACGAGCAAAAGAGAAAGGCTGGGAACTGGAACCTGTACCTTGGTGCGAAACGGGGTTTTGGATTACAGCGGATGAAAGTGAAGCGCCACTAGGTAATACGGCAGAACACATGTCTGGCCTTTTCTATATCCAAGAAGCCAGTTCTATGATGCCACCGTCAGCACTTTTCCAAGGTGAGGCAGACTACCAAGCCGTATTAGACACTGCGGCTGCACCCGGTTCTAAAACAACGCAAATCGCAGCGCTAATGAATAATCGCGGCGTATTGGTTGCCAATGAGTACGCAGCAAGCCGCGTGAAAGTTCTTCATGCCAACATCGAACGTTGTGGCGTTCGTAATGCCGCACTCAGTAACTTTGATGGTCGAGTTTTCGGTGGGTGGTTACCAGAACAGTTTGATGCTGTTCTGCTAGACGCGCCCTGCTCTGGTGAAGGTACGATTCGCAAAGACGCTGATGCGATGAAGAACTGGACGTATCAATCTGTAGTCGATATTGCTGACACTCAAAAAGATCTGATCGAAAGTGCTTTTCATGCTCTCAAACCTAACGGCGTGCTGGTTTACTCAACCTGTACGTTAAGCACGGAAGAGAACCAACAAGTATGTCATCACCTAAAAGAGACCTTTGGTGATGCGGTTGAGTTCGAGTCTTTGGAAAACTTATTCGACAATGCTAAAGCAACCACGACAGAAGAGGGCTTTCTACACATTTTCCCACAAGTGTATGATTCAGAAGGTTTCTTCGTTGCACGCATCCGTAAACTAGCGTCTGTGACACCACCAGAAGTGAAAAAACGTCTGGGCAAATTCCCATTTGAAAAAGCGTCAAAGAAAGCTCAACAAGAAGTCGCTGAACAACTGCTGGGCGCACTCGATATCGAACTACCAAGTGATACTCAAGTTTGGATTCGTGACAAAGACGTTTGGCTATTCCCGGAAGCGCTAGAACCTATGATCGGTGAGTTCCGTTTCTCTCGCATGGGCATCAAGATCGCTGAAACCCATAAAAAAGGTTACCGCTGGCAGCACCAAGTCGCGACAACGCTCGCAACAGGCAATGAAGCCAACATTGTAGACCTTAGCATTGAAGATGCTCGTGAATGGTTCATGGGACGCGATGTTCGCCCTGAAGGCTTGTCAGGCAAAGGTGAAGTACTAGTGAAGTACAATGGTGCAATCATCGGCCTTGGTAAGTGGGTTGGCAACCGAGTGAAGAACGGTTTACCACGCGAACTCGTGCGCGATAAGAACCTATTCTAA
- a CDS encoding MlaD family protein, with product MNNDNQSQTSYSPEVRKNKGISPLWILPILTVALAGWLVMKSIHDAGQRVQIYFSDAAGLVAGRTTIRYQGLEVGMVRDITLSKDLSSIYVDADIYPEAKKLLSKGTRFWLVKPTASLSGISGLDALVSGNYIAIHPSETKQEPETVFQALESSPSDLLASEGLNISLTTKDLGGVSVGSQIVYRKIPIGEVYNYQLNDNAKSVTIQAAIKDEYSHIITDQSRFWNVSGLGASIGFSGVDVRLESLSALLGGSIAVDSPGEGQPVEMNTKFKLYPDLKTAGRGISIKIAVPDDNKISATGAPIMYRGIEIGQITDLSLSEGRENVVASAAIQPAFSDFLNSGSQFVLEEAELSLTGMKNIANLVTGNFLTLVPGEGEKARRFTAIRKNEFSQEQEKSVAIRLTSNNSFGLDVGTQLLYKGIAVGSIIQVGLVDGVGTGSDKHEVFLDALVDNEYAHLIKSHNRFFVTGSATAELTESGLSVTVPPAKQLLTGSISFVSEGQSKARTDYQLFQSKSLAEIAKFNQSGSKTLSLFASELPSISKGSPLLYRNLQVGSISDFQLVDGGVRIKVTIENRYTHLLNEHTVFWNRSGVEIDASLSGISIKAAPVKTLIQGGIAFDSLPGIDNKLGDVWKLYKDSKSARKFGRAITITSSGDQEVSKGMAIKYQGVTVGEVTLVIPNFNKGGIEITARILPEYVDKIAVAKSHFWLAEPEIGLNGIKNVSALLSKHINVDPGNGERNTKFKLSKGPVQPEGKIFQLQSETRGSVSEGTPILFRELEIGSVIDVQLGEFADRIISTIQIEPDYAYLIRANTVFWNVSGVDVSIGLSGANIKAGTVDSLLRGGITFSTPPTSELQPVASEDQSFYLYPKAEDEWKSWRTAIPRP from the coding sequence ATGAACAACGATAACCAATCACAAACGTCATATTCACCAGAAGTCAGGAAAAACAAAGGTATTTCCCCTTTGTGGATCCTGCCGATACTAACCGTCGCATTAGCGGGTTGGTTGGTCATGAAATCGATACACGATGCAGGACAACGTGTGCAGATATATTTCTCAGATGCCGCAGGTTTAGTCGCAGGTCGAACGACAATTCGCTACCAAGGCTTAGAGGTAGGTATGGTGCGCGACATTACCTTGTCCAAAGATTTATCGAGCATCTATGTCGATGCTGACATCTACCCAGAAGCGAAAAAGCTACTCTCAAAAGGCACGCGTTTCTGGCTCGTAAAACCAACAGCAAGTTTATCTGGTATCTCAGGGCTAGATGCGCTTGTTTCAGGTAACTATATTGCTATCCATCCTAGCGAAACCAAGCAAGAACCAGAAACCGTTTTCCAGGCCTTAGAATCATCCCCTTCTGACTTATTGGCTTCGGAAGGCCTGAATATTTCATTGACGACCAAAGACCTGGGGGGTGTGTCTGTTGGCTCTCAGATCGTTTATCGTAAAATTCCAATTGGTGAGGTTTACAACTATCAGCTAAACGACAACGCAAAATCCGTGACGATTCAAGCGGCGATTAAAGATGAATACAGCCACATCATTACCGACCAAAGCCGTTTTTGGAATGTCAGTGGCTTAGGTGCCAGTATCGGATTTTCTGGTGTCGACGTACGCTTAGAAAGCCTCAGTGCTCTGCTTGGCGGTTCAATTGCGGTCGACTCTCCGGGAGAAGGTCAACCCGTAGAGATGAACACCAAATTCAAACTGTACCCAGATTTGAAAACAGCCGGTCGTGGTATCTCGATCAAGATAGCCGTACCCGACGACAACAAGATCAGTGCAACGGGCGCTCCGATCATGTATCGAGGCATCGAAATCGGTCAAATCACTGACCTATCTTTAAGCGAAGGGCGTGAAAACGTCGTGGCATCGGCTGCAATCCAACCGGCATTCAGTGACTTTTTAAATAGCGGCAGTCAATTCGTTTTAGAGGAAGCTGAACTATCACTTACTGGAATGAAAAATATTGCCAACTTAGTCACGGGCAACTTTCTAACCTTGGTTCCAGGTGAGGGTGAAAAAGCGCGTCGATTTACTGCAATTCGCAAAAATGAGTTCAGTCAGGAACAAGAAAAATCCGTTGCGATTCGCTTAACGTCGAACAATTCATTCGGGTTAGATGTCGGTACACAGCTACTCTACAAAGGCATTGCTGTTGGCTCTATCATCCAAGTAGGTTTAGTCGATGGTGTAGGTACTGGCTCTGATAAGCACGAAGTGTTTTTGGATGCGCTTGTCGATAACGAATATGCTCACCTAATCAAAAGCCATAACCGTTTCTTTGTGACAGGCAGTGCGACTGCAGAGCTAACCGAATCTGGCTTAAGTGTAACAGTTCCACCGGCAAAACAACTTCTTACTGGCTCAATTAGCTTTGTTAGCGAAGGTCAGTCGAAAGCACGAACTGACTATCAGCTTTTCCAAAGCAAATCGTTAGCAGAAATCGCCAAGTTTAATCAGTCTGGCTCAAAGACGCTTTCGTTGTTTGCGAGCGAGCTACCTTCAATTTCTAAAGGAAGCCCACTACTCTACCGCAACCTACAAGTGGGTAGCATTTCTGATTTTCAGCTTGTCGATGGTGGCGTGAGAATCAAAGTCACGATCGAAAATCGTTACACACACTTACTCAATGAACATACTGTTTTCTGGAACCGCTCAGGCGTTGAGATTGATGCGTCGCTATCGGGTATCAGTATTAAAGCAGCCCCCGTTAAAACGCTTATTCAAGGCGGTATTGCTTTTGACTCTCTTCCGGGAATAGACAACAAACTCGGTGATGTATGGAAACTTTATAAAGATTCGAAATCCGCGCGAAAATTTGGTCGCGCGATTACGATTACCTCTTCTGGCGATCAAGAAGTCAGCAAAGGCATGGCGATCAAATATCAAGGCGTCACCGTCGGTGAGGTTACCTTGGTGATTCCTAACTTCAATAAAGGCGGTATTGAAATTACTGCGCGTATTTTACCTGAGTACGTAGACAAGATTGCCGTTGCGAAGAGTCACTTCTGGTTGGCAGAACCAGAAATCGGCCTTAATGGCATCAAAAACGTCTCTGCACTGCTCTCTAAGCACATTAACGTAGACCCGGGCAATGGTGAAAGAAATACGAAATTTAAGCTTAGCAAGGGGCCAGTACAGCCTGAAGGCAAGATATTCCAGCTACAAAGCGAAACGCGAGGCTCGGTATCAGAGGGCACACCGATCCTATTCCGAGAACTAGAAATCGGTAGTGTTATCGATGTTCAACTTGGCGAGTTTGCTGATCGAATCATCTCTACGATTCAAATCGAACCTGACTACGCGTATCTGATCCGCGCAAACACTGTGTTCTGGAACGTGTCGGGGGTCGATGTCTCTATCGGTCTCTCTGGTGCAAACATCAAAGCCGGAACGGTAGACAGTTTATTAAGGGGCGGAATTACCTTCTCAACGCCACCGACGAGTGAACTTCAGCCTGTGGCAAGCGAAGATCAGTCTTTCTATCTCTATCCTAAAGCCGAAGATGAGTGGAAATCATGGAGAACCGCAATTCCTCGCCCATAG
- a CDS encoding paraquat-inducible protein A, protein MGGRVTSPSVTNSLSTKQQLSTQHQCDSSSVRLCQGCELPVDKMEIPLGKSAYCPRCGTQLYRGGTPSLSGNLAIAITCLLLFIPSHFFEFISIRLIGVMIPATLPSGVFTLMGEGFPLLGLLILFCSSIAPLLVCTSVLITHLSLRFKIFTPFRYALAIIQTLKHWMMLDVFLVSVAISCFKLQDYSDIFVGPGLVGLILLQLFSVLLVSRISVRRYWEAWAQESHYSFDKSKNVHCHNCHLSQPDGHTCVRCHHDLYHRKPYSVQKTWALLFAASVAIVPANVIPISIVITNGQRLEDTIISGVASLINSDMYGIAAIIFIASIVVPVAKILGLTYILICIKMKRAVYHRQRMTIYFIVKWVGKWSVMDLFVISIMMTLVDRGQILNFTPGYGAVAFGVVVVLTMLAAESLDPRLIWDNYTSKDESVNEQR, encoded by the coding sequence TTGGGAGGTCGCGTGACCTCCCCATCCGTAACCAACTCTTTATCAACTAAGCAGCAGTTATCGACTCAGCACCAGTGCGACAGTAGCTCTGTACGTCTTTGTCAGGGCTGCGAACTTCCCGTTGATAAAATGGAAATCCCTTTGGGGAAATCCGCTTACTGCCCAAGATGCGGTACTCAGCTTTATAGAGGCGGCACCCCTAGCCTGTCTGGAAACCTTGCAATCGCTATTACCTGCTTATTGCTGTTTATCCCCTCACACTTTTTTGAATTCATCAGTATTCGCCTGATTGGTGTCATGATACCTGCGACATTACCATCTGGCGTATTTACTTTGATGGGTGAAGGCTTCCCTCTACTTGGCTTGTTGATCTTATTCTGCAGTTCGATCGCCCCGTTACTTGTTTGTACCTCGGTACTCATCACCCATTTATCCTTGCGCTTTAAGATTTTCACACCATTTCGTTATGCATTAGCTATCATTCAGACACTTAAGCACTGGATGATGTTGGATGTATTTCTGGTGAGCGTGGCAATCTCGTGCTTCAAATTACAAGATTACTCAGATATTTTCGTCGGCCCTGGTTTAGTTGGTCTGATTCTACTGCAGCTTTTCAGTGTGTTACTGGTAAGTCGGATCAGTGTGCGTCGCTACTGGGAAGCTTGGGCTCAAGAGTCTCACTACTCTTTTGATAAAAGTAAGAACGTACACTGTCATAACTGTCACCTGTCTCAGCCTGACGGACACACTTGCGTGCGTTGTCACCATGACTTATATCATCGCAAACCCTACTCTGTACAAAAGACATGGGCTCTACTTTTTGCCGCCTCAGTGGCTATCGTGCCGGCCAACGTTATTCCAATTTCTATCGTGATAACAAACGGACAAAGATTAGAAGACACCATCATCTCCGGTGTCGCTTCGCTAATTAATAGCGACATGTATGGCATCGCAGCAATCATTTTTATTGCCAGTATCGTCGTGCCTGTCGCGAAAATACTTGGTCTAACGTATATCTTAATTTGTATCAAAATGAAGCGTGCGGTTTACCATAGACAACGTATGACCATCTATTTCATTGTGAAATGGGTGGGGAAGTGGTCGGTAATGGATCTGTTCGTTATTTCGATCATGATGACCTTGGTCGATCGTGGACAAATTTTAAACTTTACACCAGGTTATGGTGCAGTCGCTTTTGGCGTCGTGGTTGTTCTCACGATGCTAGCGGCGGAAAGCTTAGATCCTAGGCTAATTTGGGATAACTACACCTCTAAAGATGAGTCAGTGAATGAACAACGATAA
- a CDS encoding ABC transporter ATP-binding protein gives MTNSEDTISRSWLITQVKKHKSKLLFANIIAILATLISVPIPLLMPLMVDEVLLDKPASGLEMMNHLLPTSLQTPTGYIALTLLLVIIMRTVSQALNILQGRQFTLVSKTITYQMRSKMIDKLGRISIRQYETKGSGGINAHLITDIETIDKFIGSTLSKFIISFLTVFGTAIVLLWLEWRLGLFILLVNPVVIYFSRKLGSRVKHLKKYENQSFERFQNRLVETLDGIYQLRAANKERIFLDELKVQANQVRVDADKYAWQSEAAGRVSFLLFLLGFELFRAVAMLMVLFSDLTIGQIFAVFGYLWFMLGPVQELLGIQFSWYSAKAALQRINDLLQLEEEKRPISKVNPFNEDQEVTVDIEDVTFSYTLENTVLNRLSLHIPAGKKVALVGASGGGKSTLIQLLIGVYQADSGCIRYNGETTDDISFDVIRSQIAVVLQQPILFNDTLRHNLTLGAEYDEMSLWRALEVSQMQDVIKQLSNGLDTQIGRNGVRLSGGQRQRLAIARMVLSNPKFVILDEATSALDTATESALHKALSEFLKDRTTLIVAHRLSAVKQADLIYVLEDGQVTQTGTHGELVEQQGLYQTLYGSVQSHA, from the coding sequence ATGACCAATTCAGAAGACACTATTAGCCGTTCTTGGTTAATAACTCAAGTAAAAAAACACAAGTCCAAATTACTGTTTGCTAACATTATTGCCATACTTGCAACTCTCATTAGTGTCCCTATCCCGTTGCTCATGCCATTAATGGTTGATGAAGTATTACTTGATAAGCCGGCTTCTGGCTTAGAGATGATGAACCATCTACTTCCAACATCGTTGCAGACGCCAACTGGCTATATTGCACTGACTTTGCTGTTAGTCATAATCATGCGTACTGTTAGCCAAGCGTTGAACATTCTACAAGGGCGTCAATTCACGCTTGTCTCAAAAACAATTACCTATCAAATGCGCAGCAAGATGATAGATAAGCTTGGCCGCATTAGTATTAGACAATACGAGACCAAAGGCAGCGGCGGTATTAATGCTCACCTGATAACAGACATAGAGACGATAGATAAGTTCATTGGCTCGACCCTTTCTAAATTTATCATCAGCTTCCTGACCGTGTTCGGTACCGCTATCGTGTTGCTATGGTTAGAGTGGCGTTTAGGACTGTTCATTTTACTGGTCAATCCTGTTGTGATTTATTTCTCCCGTAAACTAGGTAGCAGAGTTAAACACCTTAAAAAGTATGAGAACCAATCTTTCGAGCGCTTTCAAAACCGTTTAGTGGAAACCTTAGACGGTATTTACCAACTGCGTGCGGCAAACAAGGAACGTATCTTTCTCGATGAACTTAAGGTTCAAGCAAACCAAGTGAGAGTCGATGCAGACAAATACGCTTGGCAATCAGAAGCTGCTGGCCGTGTTTCGTTTCTGCTGTTCTTATTAGGTTTCGAGCTTTTCCGTGCCGTCGCGATGCTAATGGTGTTATTCAGTGACTTAACGATTGGTCAGATTTTCGCGGTATTTGGTTACTTGTGGTTTATGTTAGGCCCGGTACAAGAGCTGTTAGGGATTCAATTCTCTTGGTATAGCGCAAAAGCAGCACTTCAGCGCATCAACGACCTTCTTCAGTTAGAAGAAGAGAAGCGCCCTATCAGTAAAGTGAACCCATTTAATGAAGATCAAGAAGTGACAGTCGACATTGAAGACGTTACATTCTCTTACACATTAGAAAACACTGTTTTAAATAGGCTGTCGCTGCACATTCCAGCAGGTAAGAAAGTCGCTTTGGTGGGTGCGAGTGGTGGTGGTAAATCTACGTTAATCCAGTTACTGATTGGGGTTTATCAAGCGGATTCTGGATGCATTCGTTATAACGGTGAAACCACCGACGACATCAGCTTCGATGTAATACGCAGTCAAATTGCCGTTGTTTTACAACAACCTATACTTTTTAACGATACATTAAGGCATAATCTGACGCTTGGTGCTGAATACGATGAAATGTCGTTGTGGCGTGCACTTGAAGTCTCTCAAATGCAAGATGTCATCAAGCAACTGAGTAATGGCTTAGATACACAAATTGGTAGGAATGGCGTTCGACTGTCTGGCGGGCAACGACAACGCTTAGCGATAGCCCGAATGGTGCTGAGCAATCCTAAGTTTGTTATTCTAGATGAAGCGACATCAGCACTCGATACAGCAACAGAGTCAGCACTGCATAAAGCGCTGAGCGAGTTTTTGAAAGATCGCACAACTTTGATAGTGGCTCATCGATTATCAGCGGTGAAACAGGCCGATCTAATCTATGTTTTAGAAGATGGGCAAGTTACACAGACAGGAACACATGGTGAATTGGTTGAACAACAAGGATTATATCAAACACTCTATGGCAGTGTGCAATCGCACGCCTGA
- a CDS encoding GAF domain-containing protein — translation MKIEHYQRLTKQAVALIESEPDLTANLANISSLLFMELDELNWAGFYLMKQDQAKEKDELVLGPFQGQPACVRIPVGRGVCGTAVATNTVQRIHDVHEFEGHIACDAASNSEIVIPFSIDGKIAGVLDIDSPNVGRFSQIDEDGLTFFMAEVEKLLNSHANKA, via the coding sequence ATGAAAATAGAACATTACCAACGCTTAACCAAACAAGCCGTTGCATTAATTGAATCAGAACCCGATCTAACTGCTAATCTAGCTAATATCAGCTCATTATTATTCATGGAGTTGGATGAATTAAATTGGGCTGGTTTCTATTTAATGAAGCAGGACCAAGCTAAGGAAAAAGACGAACTTGTGCTTGGCCCATTCCAAGGTCAACCGGCTTGTGTTCGAATTCCGGTAGGGCGTGGTGTGTGTGGAACTGCGGTCGCGACGAATACAGTTCAGCGTATTCATGATGTTCATGAATTCGAAGGACACATCGCTTGTGACGCTGCAAGTAACTCAGAAATCGTTATACCATTTTCGATTGACGGGAAAATTGCGGGCGTTCTTGATATCGATAGCCCAAATGTTGGCCGTTTTTCTCAAATTGACGAGGACGGATTAACATTTTTCATGGCAGAAGTGGAAAAGCTGCTTAATTCGCACGCGAACAAGGCATAA
- the proQ gene encoding RNA chaperone ProQ, whose protein sequence is MENTEKLKNSKEVIAYVAECFPKCFTLEGEAKPLKIGIFQDLAERLNEDEKVSKTQLRAALRQYTSSWRYLHGVKAGAERVDLDGNVCGTLEEEHVEHAKATLAESKAKVQARRKEQAQKARDEGKAKAKAKKAQQPRRQAPKAPKVEKPVETRALNADEFITGKEVNVNMGTGNMAATIVEINKEDVRVQLANGLQMVVKAEHLRA, encoded by the coding sequence ATGGAAAACACTGAAAAGTTAAAAAACAGCAAAGAAGTTATCGCATATGTTGCTGAATGTTTCCCTAAATGCTTTACTCTAGAAGGTGAAGCGAAACCACTTAAAATTGGTATTTTTCAAGATCTTGCTGAACGTCTAAATGAAGACGAAAAAGTAAGTAAGACTCAGCTTCGTGCAGCGTTAAGACAGTACACATCATCATGGCGTTACCTGCACGGCGTAAAAGCTGGCGCAGAACGTGTTGACCTAGACGGCAACGTATGTGGCACACTAGAAGAAGAGCACGTTGAGCACGCTAAAGCGACACTTGCAGAAAGCAAAGCGAAAGTTCAGGCTCGTCGTAAAGAACAAGCACAGAAAGCTCGTGACGAAGGCAAAGCTAAAGCTAAAGCGAAGAAAGCTCAACAGCCTCGTCGTCAAGCGCCTAAAGCACCGAAAGTAGAAAAGCCTGTAGAAACACGCGCTTTGAACGCCGATGAATTTATCACTGGTAAAGAAGTAAATGTGAACATGGGTACAGGAAACATGGCTGCGACCATTGTTGAAATCAATAAGGAAGATGTGCGTGTTCAGTTAGCAAACGGCCTACAAATGGTTGTTAAAGCGGAGCACTTGCGCGCTTAA